The nucleotide sequence CATGTCAATGAGATTTCCCGTACCAGCAAGCTTCAAGGCGTTGATGACAGGAGAAGACGACTCGTTAACAAGATTGATAAGGTCAGCTTCAATCCTCATTACCTGCTCATTATGAATTTTTTTGATTTCTTTATAAGGATCTAAATTGCCCGTCGCCTCCTTGATAGTCTTATGGATCAGCCAGCCGATTTCCGGGGGGGTTGACTCCTGAGAGACTTCCTGCAATGCCCCCATAACTGAGTTTAAGACTTTTCTCTGTGTTTTTTCATCAGCACCTGCTATCCTGCCTGCCTCCAGTGCCTGCCTGAGGAAACAGGGAAAACAGTCTAAAAATATTTTCAATGTGTGCTCCTGTTAATCCCCCCATACCCCCCCCCCCTTTAGTAAAGGGGGGCGAGGGGGGATTTTAGCCAAGCGCGTAGATTGTATTTCTCCAGACCTGCTTGATATCTTCTGAAACGGCCCCTCCGGTGTATTCGATAACGCTGGTTTTCATGATCTGGGCCTTCGTAATCGCTGTATCGTATCGTA is from Syntrophales bacterium and encodes:
- a CDS encoding ARMT1-like domain-containing protein, whose protein sequence is MKIFLDCFPCFLRQALEAGRIAGADEKTQRKVLNSVMGALQEVSQESTPPEIGWLIHKTIKEATGNLDPYKEIKKIHNEQVMRIEADLINLVNESSSPVINALKLAGTGNLIDMGPERQWTDIKDIFKDFSNKKAAFFNYPFFERSIKNSKNLLYVGDNAERLYWTRY